GTTTGACGATTTCCTTGGGTGGTCGTTCTGCGGGCTGAAGCGCGCGATTTTCTTCGAGAATAACGCGGCCTCAGCCAAGACAAGAGGACGCGGTAGAGCTAGCAGACGTATTTGATAGGAAATTGTCCTTTGCCGCCTCTCCATTGGAGAACGTTGGTAGGAAAACAGCGTCTCTCCGTTTTGTAAAATGGAGAAGAGTTGACCTCATGCACGGTCGGATTGCTCGCGAATACAGATGCGCCCGATCCGTTGTTTCCTGCGGGCTATTCCACTCCGCCGTGCCAGCAGTGGGTCGCTGGCAATGGATATTGTATCATCCGTTTGATAAGTGATCAAGTGATTAGATATGAGTGTTTTTGGGAGATGTTGGATGCTCGATCCTGCGAGCCGCGCATGGTGAGAAATGCGGGCAATATGGCAGCTCAGATCCCCTCTCGGCTTGTGGATGACTCGGTGGTTGAGAAGCAAACCTGTTGAGGCGATCGAGAGCGAACGAAGCAAGTTGGTTGCTATTTGTCGGCCGGACGGTGTTTATTTCGGGTAGAATAGCGGATCGAGCGCGGCAACAATTTCGGAGGTATTTCGTCGAGAGCCGATTTGTTCGGCAGCGTGACGTGCGCGCATTTTCATGGCCGCAAGGTCATACTTGCCGGAGGCGATGCCGGTTAGAAGATCGCATAATTGATCGACATTTCCCGGCGTGACGATCCAGCCGCATTGATATTCTCGAACAATGTCCAGCAGTTCGCACGCTTGACTGCAAATGACCACGAGCGGCGCGCCGACCGACAGAAAGGTAAACGCCTTGCTCGGGACTGCCAGGCCGGCAACGGTATTCTCAAGCGACACAAGCGCGACATCGGCGGTGCTGAGCGAATAGCGAAGTTGATCTTCGGGAACTAAATCGAGAAACGAAGCGTTGGCAAGACGTCGCTCCGACAGTTGGTTGCGCACTTCGATCGACCGTGGACCACCGCCGATGAACATGAAATGCATCGCAGTTAGTGGCTGCATGCGTTCGGCTGCGGCCAGCATCGAATCCAAGTCGTGTCCGATCCCCATATTGCCCGAGTACATGATGGTGAGCTTGTCGGCTTGACCATGCGCACGAGCAAACGGGTTTTCGGCTTTCGGCAGGGGACGCAATTCGTCGGTGTTGGCCCAGGGGTAGACGGCGATAATTTTTCTCGGCCCAGGACGGTTGTCATTGAACTGCCGAGCGAGATGCTCGGCCATATGCGCGCCGAGAGTGATCACGGCCTCGGCGCGGTGGAGCGTGCGCCGGTTCAACCAGCGCCAAATCGAAGCAATGAAGCCGCGCGGCCGCAACGCGCCAAGGTTCACCAAATAGTCAGGGTAAATATCATAGAATATGACGGCATACCGTTGGCCACGAAGGAGCCGGTGGATCCAGCCAACCCACGGCAAGATGGGCGGATTCGTAAAGTACAGGGCCGGAGTTGTTCGCGACCAGCGAAACAGCCAAAATAGCGAGCGCCACCAAAATCGAAGCCACGACCAGAGCCTCGCGACGCTCCCTTTTCGCTGCACATGCGGCGAGGAGGCGTGTAGCGCGATCAGCGGCGTCGAGCCGCGCTCGAGCGTGTCGATTTGTCCCGTCAACATGGCCACTGGCCCGAATTGCCGAGCAATGTCTTCGGCCGTTTCCCAAGCTAGCCGTCCGCACATTTGATTGAGCACCACGAGATGCGGAGGTTCGGAGCGAGCCGAATGCACGTAATTTGTGGTTGAATTAAGCAGCAGCAGAATTCCTCAGAGTTTCGCCACCCGTGACACAATCGGAACACTTGGCAGAGTCAGCGACGGGAAGCCTCGTCAAAGTCGTGTTTGACCATCATCTGAACCAATTGTTCAAAGGATACCTTCGGCTTCCAGTCTAGCAAGCGCTGTGCCTTCGAGGCGTCGCCACGCAGGAAGTCGACCTCGGCAGGTCGAAAATATTTTTGATCGACAGCTACCAGTGCTCGTCCGTCCGGTCCGATGCCGACTTCGTGTTGGCCTTCGCCGCGCCATTGCAGCGGCAAATTGAGTTGCGCAAACGCCAGTTCACAAAACTCGCGCACCGAGTGCGATTGGCCGGTGGCGACGACAAAATCTTCGGATGATTCGTGTTGCATCATTCGCCACATGGCTTCAACGTAGTCGCCGGCGAAGCCCCAGTCGCGCTGGGCATTCATGTTGCCCAGGTACAGTTTTTCTTGCCGGCCTCGGGCAATTTTCGCGGCGGCGCGTGTGATTTTTCGAGTGACAAACGTTTCGCCGCGGCGAGGAGATTCGTGATTGAAAAGAATGCCGTTCACGGCGAACATCCCGTGGGCTTCGCGATAGTTGCGCGTCATATAAAACGCGAACGCTTTGGCGATGGCATAGGGACTGCGCGGATAGAGTGGCGTTGTTTCTGTCTGTGGCGATTCGACGACCTTGCCGTAGATTTCGGAGGACGACGCTTCGTAAAACCGCGCCGGCAGTTGCAGTTCGCGCATCGCTTCCAGCAGTCGTACGCAGCCCAGGCCGGTTACGTCGGAGGTGTATTCGGGGATCTCAAACGACACTTTGACATGCGATTGGGCGCCGAGATTGTAGATCTCATCAGGCTGGGCAATTTTTAGGATGCGGTTCAGCGCTGAGCCATCACTTAGATCGCCGAACATGAGGTGCAGTCGCACGTCGGGATCGTGTGGGTCTTGGTAGAGATGGTCGATTCGCCCAGTGTTGAACGACGACGACCGTCGCACGATCCCCCACACTTCGTAGCCTTTGCCCAATAGCAACTCAGCCAAATACGAGCCGTCTTGGCCGGTGATGCCGGTAATCAGGGCGCGTTTTCCATTTTTTTGCGGGTACTGAGGCATGACAATTTGGTGAAGATTATCGCATAGGTGAGTCTGACTTCAATTGACTCATCATCGAAGGTTCGATCGATTCTATCAGGCATACCAAGAT
This genomic interval from Pirellulales bacterium contains the following:
- a CDS encoding glycosyltransferase family 4 protein; the encoded protein is MVLNQMCGRLAWETAEDIARQFGPVAMLTGQIDTLERGSTPLIALHASSPHVQRKGSVARLWSWLRFWWRSLFWLFRWSRTTPALYFTNPPILPWVGWIHRLLRGQRYAVIFYDIYPDYLVNLGALRPRGFIASIWRWLNRRTLHRAEAVITLGAHMAEHLARQFNDNRPGPRKIIAVYPWANTDELRPLPKAENPFARAHGQADKLTIMYSGNMGIGHDLDSMLAAAERMQPLTAMHFMFIGGGPRSIEVRNQLSERRLANASFLDLVPEDQLRYSLSTADVALVSLENTVAGLAVPSKAFTFLSVGAPLVVICSQACELLDIVREYQCGWIVTPGNVDQLCDLLTGIASGKYDLAAMKMRARHAAEQIGSRRNTSEIVAALDPLFYPK
- the gmd gene encoding GDP-mannose 4,6-dehydratase; translation: MPQYPQKNGKRALITGITGQDGSYLAELLLGKGYEVWGIVRRSSSFNTGRIDHLYQDPHDPDVRLHLMFGDLSDGSALNRILKIAQPDEIYNLGAQSHVKVSFEIPEYTSDVTGLGCVRLLEAMRELQLPARFYEASSSEIYGKVVESPQTETTPLYPRSPYAIAKAFAFYMTRNYREAHGMFAVNGILFNHESPRRGETFVTRKITRAAAKIARGRQEKLYLGNMNAQRDWGFAGDYVEAMWRMMQHESSEDFVVATGQSHSVREFCELAFAQLNLPLQWRGEGQHEVGIGPDGRALVAVDQKYFRPAEVDFLRGDASKAQRLLDWKPKVSFEQLVQMMVKHDFDEASRR